From Bacteroidota bacterium, a single genomic window includes:
- the lepB gene encoding signal peptidase I, with the protein MNLLLILFIFGVVLPFAGLYKIFEKAGYKGWQGIVPFYNYTIWLKIINKPKWWIVFLVIPFINMIALLLMRADLANHFGKRTFVHHLGAWLFPFIYLPYLGFSKEKIVGYSDKDKISRGTIREWADAIVFAVIAATIIRTFLIEAFTIPSSSMERTLLNGDYLFVSKLSYGPRIPMTPLSIPFVHSSFMGKKSYVESAQLPYYRLPGFGNVQRNDVVVFNFPEGDTVAMMNTNTSYYGLCRMFGRENIWRNSEIVYRPVDKEDNYIKRCVAVAGDTLKIIGRTLYINGKPAYFSPTAQFNYDLKLESQINPKRLEELDLYEATQVSKEGYQTAYPLTQSNLEKLKTFSNIKEISPQQFGAGEYMPQIAGMPDDVFPHSQKFQWNRDNYGPIVIPKKGMTVKLTVDSLPLYLRAIDVYENNDVAVKDGKIFINGAEATSYTFKQDYYWMMGDNRHNSLDSRYWGYVPDDHIVGKGVFIWMSLDPFVSGAKKFRWDRAFAFISKEGLSRSYFIPFLLMLGLFFGVSYFRNRKKIQKPYSPRENK; encoded by the coding sequence ATGAATCTTCTTCTCATACTTTTCATCTTTGGAGTCGTACTTCCTTTCGCAGGGCTTTACAAAATATTTGAAAAAGCCGGATACAAAGGATGGCAGGGGATTGTGCCATTTTATAATTATACTATCTGGCTGAAAATTATCAATAAGCCAAAATGGTGGATTGTTTTCCTTGTGATTCCGTTCATAAACATGATTGCCCTCCTGCTCATGCGCGCTGATTTAGCAAACCATTTCGGCAAGAGAACTTTCGTGCACCACCTGGGCGCATGGCTTTTTCCATTCATCTATCTTCCTTATCTCGGCTTCAGTAAAGAAAAAATAGTTGGATATTCTGATAAAGATAAAATATCCAGAGGAACCATTCGTGAATGGGCTGATGCCATTGTCTTTGCGGTGATTGCCGCAACCATCATCCGAACTTTTTTGATCGAAGCATTCACCATTCCTTCCTCCTCCATGGAAAGAACTTTGCTGAACGGAGATTATCTGTTCGTCAGCAAATTAAGTTATGGTCCCAGAATCCCAATGACACCTCTTTCCATTCCGTTCGTTCACAGCAGTTTTATGGGGAAGAAATCGTATGTAGAAAGTGCTCAACTTCCTTATTACCGCTTGCCGGGATTTGGAAACGTTCAACGCAACGATGTAGTGGTTTTTAATTTCCCCGAAGGAGATACGGTTGCGATGATGAATACCAACACAAGTTATTATGGGCTTTGCAGAATGTTCGGCAGAGAAAATATCTGGCGCAACAGCGAAATAGTTTACCGCCCTGTTGACAAAGAAGATAATTACATTAAGCGTTGCGTGGCTGTTGCGGGTGATACACTCAAAATTATTGGCCGCACGCTTTACATCAACGGAAAGCCTGCTTACTTCTCTCCCACAGCTCAATTTAATTATGATTTAAAACTTGAAAGCCAGATTAATCCCAAGCGGCTCGAAGAACTTGATCTGTATGAAGCCACGCAGGTTTCTAAAGAAGGCTATCAGACTGCCTACCCGCTTACGCAATCCAATCTGGAAAAACTAAAAACATTCTCCAACATAAAAGAAATTTCTCCGCAGCAATTTGGCGCTGGCGAATATATGCCGCAGATTGCCGGAATGCCCGATGATGTTTTTCCTCACTCGCAAAAGTTTCAATGGAACCGGGACAATTACGGACCGATTGTGATTCCGAAAAAAGGAATGACTGTGAAACTTACCGTAGATTCTCTCCCGCTCTACTTGCGTGCAATAGATGTCTACGAAAACAACGATGTTGCTGTGAAAGATGGAAAAATTTTCATCAACGGAGCAGAAGCAACTTCTTACACCTTCAAACAGGATTATTACTGGATGATGGGAGACAACCGCCACAACTCACTTGACTCGCGCTACTGGGGTTATGTGCCGGATGACCACATCGTAGGCAAAGGCGTTTTCATCTGGATGTCGCTTGACCCCTTTGTTTCAGGAGCGAAAAAATTCCGATGGGACAGAGCCTTCGCTTTCATCAGCAAGGAAGGTTTATCCCGTTCTTACTTTATTCCTTTCCTTCTTATGCTCGGACTTTTCTTCGGTGTTTCCTATTTCAGAAACAGGAAGAAAATTCAAAAGCCGTATTCTCCAAGGGAAAACAAATAA